Proteins encoded within one genomic window of Triticum aestivum cultivar Chinese Spring chromosome 2D, IWGSC CS RefSeq v2.1, whole genome shotgun sequence:
- the LOC123050944 gene encoding putative disease resistance protein RGA4, producing the protein MELLLVKATLEQAAHKELGGPAMEMLLQKLQDSAHNAEDLLDELDYFRIHDRLHGTYDAADEHGKGCTRNLALNARHTAKAVGKLVNCCAWHRAKRRQSSHNNSLTPNANQEVSRFMPKLCKLLPCSSFPHPHVGDDDRGNEQETPKLEFNRVGFSQRMKDIVEKLQHMRNEINKILQGSAPKTVPDIAQGRPITKGRIDEPKLYGRDSVMKSIMDDITNGQYCDNGLTVLPVVGPGGMGKTTLIQHIYHNEQVQNHFPVTIWICVSVKFDLEKVLGQIKTCIPKVQDEKESSTTEELIEQRLKSKRFLLVLDDIWKISNGDDWGKLLSTLNKSEEKGSMILVTTRFQAIAQKTQTTGHSVELDGLEYEEFRKLFLAFVFGDEQYPRDKQFLLETGDKIMEKLKGSPLAAKTVGRLLSKDLSLGHWKKVLKSKGWEKQTDDNEIMPALKLSYDFLPFHLQQCFAYSGLFPEDYGFRSDELISLWIGLDILIPNGQNQIFEDIGLSNLNELVIHGFFREEETDGDLCYVMHDLLHDLALKVASHDCLSLSLPSVGSVEIQPTTRHLSISTYGLGKYDAVSGKKLKSELEELKTRFKVEDLQTLMLFGEMDEGFVKIFGDFLGEANTLRVLHLPKMLCPVEFMLHNFSGLLHLQYLCLGTHDSQMHLPLSISKFYHLRILDLDLWDGSRDLPKDMSNLAKLCHFYVPSDDQLHSDIYNVGKLKLLEELKVFQVYKKSEGFEPKELEHLTKLRELGIYNLEKIRKEEEAAQAKLIEKSYLRKLTLDWDSERFSVEPSVEAVVLESLQPHGDLQVLCIRGHEGPSCPTWLGDEFAVEALQSLYLCGVSWEVFPSLGKAWDLRGLKLKHIAKMKEFIIEESFCRLIKLKLIGLGSFAKWVYPTEEESSVGGDLLPPDAHMFPLLQVLVIRRCPKLLGLPFSNHIVSPNRFPKLQELEVHDCPKFLPVIPISWIESLCSVKMKCVKMLEEFAYSKSSDGVKLKIIGEGDLHSLDEVLVLDKETGLEKLELESCPPLELKHLLMLTSLKTLIVKYSDGLVGPVGGQGDVEWRLPVEYMRISDLNGDIGEELTELLPHLPKLSKLEICFCNSIKKLIVGVDVQQTTSEASEMGGGEITAAAEEEDEEDELTASEEEEMEEDEITTSEASETEEDETTTAAEEDHDGVLLFPAHLCNSLQELELIHCKEMVLVDPPTLVPGEGWLQALRSLQRLTIYSPKFLSAFTSSCHVFPSSLQYLKLRGVEGMGTLEPLSNLSSLTRLELEDCGEDLKCQGLQSLVTTGGQLKCLEVMWVKELQVWDSSRFFAGWDPRQEKQLVSSTLQELCTDDIAGLLSAPVCSFFSSALTKLKLRGWDYKGMECFSREQENSLQLLSHLQELDFFSFDNLQQLPAGLCNLTSLKKLTIDSCPAVSSLPNDGLPESLQVLYVRYKCSQELKQQCRGLEGTIPRIIID; encoded by the coding sequence ATGGAACTACTGCTCGTGAAGGCCACGCTTGAGCAGGCTGCCCACAAGGAGCTCGGAGGCCCGGCAATGGAGATGCTGCTTCAGAAGTTGCAGGACTCGGCACACAATGCCGAAGACTTGCTGGATGAGCTGGACTACTTCCGCATCCACGACAGGCTCCATGGCACGTATGATGCTGCCGACGAGCACGGCAAGGGTTGCACCCGTAACCTTGCCCTCAATGCTCGCCACACTGCCAAAGCTGTTGGCAAACTGGTCAACTGTTGCGCTTGGCATCGTGCTAAGCGCCGGCAGAGTTCACACAACAATTCCTTGACGCCAAATGCCAATCAGGAGGTCAGCAGATTCATGCCCAAGCTCTGTAAACTCCTCCCTTGCTCATCCTTCCCACATCCGCATGTTGGTGATGACGATCGTGGCAATGAGCAAGAAACACCAAAGCTTGAGTTTAATAGGGTTGGTTTCTCTCAAAGGATGAAGGATATTGTAGAGAAACTGCAGCATATGCGGAATGAGATTAACAAGATTCTGCAGGGTTCTGCCCCTAAAACTGTTCCAGACATTGCCCAGGGTCGTCCTATCACCAAAGGTCGAATTGATGAGCCAAAACTGTATGGGAGGGACAGTGTCATGAAGAGCATCATGGATGATATCACCAATGGTCAATACTGTGACAATGGTCTAACCGTGCTTCCGGTTGTTGGTCCGGGAGGAATGGGGAAGACAACTCTGATACAACACATATATCACAATGAACAAGTGCAGAATCATTTTCCAGTCACTATTTGGATATGTGTGTCAGTCAAGTTTGATCTGGAAAAAGTGCTAGGACAGATTAAAACATGTATTCCTAAAGTTCAAGATGAAAAAGAGAGCAGTACAACAGAAGAGTTGATTGAACAAAGATTAAAATCTAAAAGGTTCTTACTTGTATTGGATGATATATGGAAGATTAGTAATGGGGATGACTGGGGAAAATTATTGTCGACACTCAATAAATCAGAGGAAAAGGGTTCCATGATTCTGGTCACAACCCGGTTTCAGGCAATAGCACAGAAGACTCAAACAACTGGCCATTCAGTAGAGCTGGATGGTTTAGAATATGAAGAGTTTAGAAAGTTATTCCTTGCATTTGTCTTTGGTGATGAGCAATATCCAAGGGACAAACAATTTTTGCTTGAGACTGGAGATAAGATAATGGAAAAACTAAAGGGCTCCCCTCTTGCAGCAAAAACGGTTGGTAGATTACTGAGTAAAGACCTTAGTTTGGGTCACTGGAAAAAGGTCCTAAAAAGTAAAGGATGGGAGAAGCAGACCGATGACAATGAAATTATGCCTGCCTTGAAGCTTAGCTATGACTTTCTTCCTTTCCATCTGCAACAATGTTTTGCCTATTCTGGATTGTTTCCTGAAGATTACGGTTTCAGAAGTGACGAGCTGATCAGTCTATGGATCGGACTAGATATTTTGATACCCAATGGCCAAAACCAAATATTTGAAGACATAGGGCTGAGCAATTTAAATGAGTTAGTCATTCATGGATTTTTCAGAGAAGAGGAAACTGATGGTGATCTGTGTTATGTTATGCATGACCTGCTGCATGATTTGGCATTGAAGGTTGCATCTCATGATTGTCTTAGTTTAAGTCTCCCTAGTGTTGGATCAGTAGAGATTCAGCCAACCACCCGTCACTTGTCTATAAGCACATATGGTTTAGGTAAATATGATGCAGTGTCTGGTAAAAAATTGAAGAGTGAATTGGAAGAACTAAAGACAAGATTTAAGGTTGAAGATTTGCAAACATTGATGTTATTTGGAGAAATGGATGAAGGTTTTGTCAAGATATTTGGTGATTTTTTGGGGGAAGCGAACACTCTTCGTGTTCTTCATTTGCCCAAAATGCTTTGTCCCGTGGAGTTCATGTTACATAACTTTTCGGGACTTCTCCACCTACAATACCTATGTCTAGGGACACATGACAGTCAGATGCATTTACCACTTAGCATCTCTAAATTTTATCATTTAAGGATTCTAGATCTTGATTTGTGGGATGGCAGTCGTGATTTGCCCAAAGACATGAGCAACCTTGCCAAATTGTGCCATTTTTATGTCCCAAGTGATGATCAGCTCCATTCTGATATTTATAATGTGGGAAAACTTAAACTCTTAGAAGAGCTAAAGGTATTTCAAGTCTATAAAAAAAGTGAAGGGTTTGAACCAAAGGAACTAGAGCACTTGACCAAGCTAAGGGAGCTTGGCATCTACAACCTTGAGAAAATACGTAAAGAGGAAGAAGCAGCTCAAGCAAAACTGATAGAGAAAAGCTATCTGAGGAAGTTAACATTGGATTGGGATAGTGAGCGGTTTAGTGTTGAGCCCAGTGTGGAAGCAGTAGTTCTTGAGAGCCTTCAACCTCATGGAGATCTTCAGGTGTTGTGCATTAGAGGGCATGAAGGTCCTTCTTGTCCGACATGGCTGGGTGATGAGTTCGCTGTTGAAGCTCTACAATCTCTTTATCTTTGTGGTGTTTCCTGGGAAGTTTTCCCTTCTTTAGGGAAGGCGTGGGATCTTCGTGGATTGAAATTGAAGCATATTGCCAAAATGAAGGAGTTTATTATAGAGGAAAGCTTTTGCAGGCTAATAAAGCTTAAACTCATTGGCCTAGGAAGTTTTGCAAAATGGGTTTACCCAACTGAAGAAGAGTCTTCTGTTGGTGGGGACTTGTTGCCACCGGATGCTCATATGTTCCCTCTTTTGCAAGTTCTGGTTATTAGGAGGTGCCCGAAACTGTTGGGGTTGCCTTTCTCAAACCACATCGTTTCCCCGAACCGGTTccccaagctacaagagcttgAGGTACATGACTGTCCCAAATTCTTGCCAGTGATTCCCATCTCCTGGATTGAAAGTCTGTGTTCTGTCAAGATGAAATGTGTAAAGATGCTAGAGGAGTTTGCGTACTCAAAATCGTCTGATGGAGTTAAATTGAAAATTATCGGAGAGGGTGATCTGCATAGCTTAGATGAAGTGTTAGTTTTAGATAAAGAAACAGGTCTTGAGAAGCTGGAACTCGAGAGTTGCCCACCTCTGGAGTTGAAGCACCTTCTGATGCTAACCTCGCTGAAGACATTGATTGTAAAATATTCAGATGGTCTGGTTGGACCAGTAGGAGGTCAGGGTGATGTGGAATGGCGGCTCCCTGTTGAGTACATGAGGATCTCGGACTTAAATGGTGATATTGGGGAGGAATTGACAGAGCTCCTCCCCCACCTCCCAAAGCTCTCCAAATTGGAAATATGCTTTTGTAATAGCATAAAAAAGCTGATAGTAGGGGTGGATGTACAACAGACAACATCAGAAGCATCAGAAATGGGGGGAGGTGAAAtaacagcagcagcagaggaagaggatgaggaagatGAATTGACGGCATCAgaagaggaagagatggaggaagaTGAAATAACAACATCAGAAGCATCAGAGACAGAGGAAGATgaaacaacaacagcagcagagGAAGATCATGACGGTGTGCTGCTCTTCCCAGCTCATCTCTGTAACTCACTACAGGAATTGGAGTTGATTCACTGCAAAGAGATGGTCCTGGTGGACCCACCAACTCTTGTTCCTGGAGAAGGATGGCTACAAGCCTTGCGATCCCTCCAGAGATTAACAATAtattccccaaagtttctatctgCATTCACGTCTTCCTGTCATGTTTTTCCTTCCTCCCTGCAGTACCTGAAGCTTAGGGGTGTGGAAGGCATGGGGACACTCGAGCCCCTCTCAAACCTCTCCTCCCTTACCAGATTAGAATTGGAGGATTGCGGAGAGGATCTGAAATGTCAGGGTTTGCAGTCTCTTGTTACCACCGGGGGGCAGCTTAAGTGTTTAGAAGTCATGTGGGTCAAGGAATTACAAGTCTGGGACAGCTCTAGATTCTTTGCTGGTTGGGATCCCAGACAGGAGAAACAGCTTGTTTCATCTACGCTACAGGAGCTCTGCACGGATGACATAGCGGGGCTCCTTTCTGCACCCGTCTGCAGCTTCTTCTCTTCTGCACTCACCAAGCTGAAACTTCGGGGGTGGGACTACAAAGGGATGGAGTGCTTCAGCAGGGAGCAAGAAAACTCACTTCAGCTCCTCTCCCACCTCCAGGAACTCGACTTTTTCTCATTCGACAACCTTCAGCAACTCCCCGCAGGGCTGTGCAACCTTACCAGCCTCAAGAAATTAACAATCGACAGCTGCCCAGCAGTCTCGTCGTTGCCCAATGATGGCCTCCCTGAATCACTGCAAGTGCTATATGTCAGATACAAATGCAGCCAGGAGCTAAAACAGCAGTGCAGGGGGTTGGAGGGAACCATCCCAAGAATCATAATAGACTAG